One Aphelocoma coerulescens isolate FSJ_1873_10779 chromosome 6, UR_Acoe_1.0, whole genome shotgun sequence DNA window includes the following coding sequences:
- the NPY4R2 gene encoding neuropeptide Y receptor type 4-2, protein MNKTRAVNDVFHFLSSKNWSSSRSFPMNISNQCMNITDLTVFLATSYSLETVLGIVGNICLIAVIARQKEKANVTNILISNLIISDLFMCLVCLPFTVVYTMMDYWIFGEVMCKMTSFTQCTTVTVSILSLVLIALERHQLIINPTGWRPNTSQAYLGIGVIWTLACLMSLPFLTTSVLSNELYEQLSHFMNFSTDKAICINSWPSEQHKLIYTTTLLLLQYCIPLFFIILCYLRIYLRLQKRKDMFEKSEYSNRAVQLRRINILLASMVAAFAVCWLPLHVFNTIVDWNYKIISPCHHNLIFSLCHLVAMASTCVNPVIYGFLNSNFKKEVKSLILSCQHNSVTASMEEYDHLPLSTMQTEISKGSLMLNCRHNSI, encoded by the coding sequence ATGAATAAGACAAGGGCTGTTAATGATGTTTTTCATTTCCTGAGCAGCAAGAACTGGAGCTCAAGCCGAAGCTTTCCTATGAACATTTCTAATCAGTGCATGAACATCACTGACCTTACTGTCTTTCTGGCCACCTCTTACAGCTTGGAGACTGTTCTGGGCATtgtgggaaacatctgtctgattGCTGTCATTgccaggcagaaggaaaaggccAATGTCACCAATATCCTAATTTCCAACTTAATAATTTCAGACTTGTTTATGTGTCTTGTCTGCCTGCCTTTCACTGTTGTTTACACCATGATGGACTACTGGATATTTGGAGAAGTCATGTGCAAAATGACCTCTTTCACTCAGTGCACAACAGTAACAGTGTCAATCCTTTCCCTTGTCCTTATTGCTCTAGAAAGACACCAGCTCATCATAAACCCGACTGGCTGGAGGCCAAATACCTCCCAAGCCTATCTAGGAATTGGAGTAATTTGGACTTTAGCATGTCTCATGTCCCTACCCTTTCTGACCACATCCGTGTTGTCTAATGAGTTGTATGAGCAGCTCTCACACTTCATGAATTTTTCCACTGATAAGGCAATATGTATCAACTCGTGGCCTTCTGAGCAGCACAAACTTATCTACACTACCACTTTACTGCTCTTGCAGTATTGCATCCCTCTGTTCTTCATTATCCTTTGCTACCTGCGTATCTACTTACGCCTGCAGAAGAGGAAGGACATGTTTGAGAAGAGTGAGTACAGCAACCGAGCAGTCCAACTGAGAAGGATAAACATTTTGTTAGCATCCATGGttgctgcttttgctgtttGCTGGCTACCACTGCATGTTTTCAACACCATCGTGGACTGGAATTACAAAATCATTTCGCCTTGCCATCACAACCTGATCTTCTCATTGTGCCACCTGGTAGCTATGGCTTCCACCTGCGTCAACCCTGTAATCTATGGTTTCCTAAACAGCAACTTCAAAAAAGAAGTGAAGTCACTGATTCTGAGCTGCCAGCATAATTCAGTAACTGCCTCAATGGAAGAATATGATCATTTGCCTTTATCCACCATGCAGACTGAAATTTCCAAAGGCTCACTGATGTTGAACTGCAGACACAATTCTATTTAA